The genomic interval TACCATTCATTCCTCCACGTACCCCGGCTCAAAGAATCACTCTTGTGCCTGATTAACTCTGCAAAGTCGATGTTTGCGAGTTATTGaaccaaatacaaaatttaatctaaaaaattaactaCGAAGAGCTAATAGACATGTTAGACTtgccaaaattcaaatttaaccaaaaggtcaatttttatttttatttttattatttttttttcaaactgcATATGGTAGAATGAAATATCTCACCTCGGTTTGAATTTCATCAGCTTTAGATTGCTCACCTACAAGTTTGCCAAATCAAAATAGAAGGAATCAGAAACTAGTGAATGTGAAAGCCACACAAAGGCCATGACCCAAGGAAATATATTGccttttataagtaaaaaccTGCTCACACCACACAACTCAAAAtgactctttttatttatttatttcttgcaCCCAAACTAAACTTGTCCCAGATTCCATCAGGCAGCAACTTAGTGGGCACTTCCAAAAGACAAAATTCTTGCgaattaatctatatatatagacatgcaCAGCCAAGTACACGGGATGAATACAAAACAAACACCCATCTAGGATTTATGACTGCTAATAGCATATACTATGCTAAGTGTAGGAAAAGTTCATTTTCAATGAACTTATTATTTGTCCTAGAACCAAAccttttttacaagtaaaactTTTCttaatatcaataggagtaCACTGGATGATACAAGACATATTTTATCCTCAAACCAAACCTTCATATCCTcaacaaaaaatatgaataaaagaataaaaaaaaaattgaaattatacaTAGGTTAACACTAGGCTCAAAATTCCCAGGCATGCACGTgcatgcagagagagagagagagagagttacctCCCTCCTCTGGCAGATCTGAGGTCCATAACGTGAGATTGTCCCTAAGGAGCTGCATAATAAGGGTACTGTCCTTGTAGGATTCTTCATTCAGACTGTCAAGTTCAGCAATAGCCTCATCAAAAGCTTGCTTGGCAAGGTGGCAGGCCCTGCACAATCCAGACACCGTTAAACAAGCTCAAAAGAGGCACTACtactatagagagagagagagagagagatgcatgtCAACCTCTCAGGAGAGTTCAAAATCTCGTAGTAAAAGACAGAAAAGTTCAGGGCCAGGCCAAGTCTGATTGGATGAGTTGGAGGCAAATCAGAAGCAGCAGTACTAGTTGCAGCCTACAGAGTAAGAGGGAACCCAGATATATCGGAGTATAACTATAAAAGGAAACATGAAAGGTGggaaatctgaaaaaaatgaGAGGCAGAAAGGAGCTTCGGCAGAGAAGCCAAATTAAACACACCTCATACGCCTTCAGTGACTTATCTGCTGCTTCCTTACGATCATCACCTGCTTTAAACTCAGCTAGATAGCGGTAGTAATCACCTTTCCTGCAACAGGGCGACAAGGATCACAATGCAAATGTATTCTCCCAGTCTTGTATACAAATACACAAGTTCTATATTCAAACCAAACTGCATAACCCCATAATCTATGGACTGAAAATGCAAAATCAAGACATAAGCATTTTCAAAACCTATATGTTGCATTAGAGGGTTGGCGAATATTTTGGGATGTGGGGTTTCTTTGTTGCCGTTGAAGTACCTTGGTCTCCCGTTGGGGGCTTCTTTCAAAGCTAAGACAATTTGGGAGGGGGTGTTGGAAAATTTTGAGCGTAGATTGGCCGGGTGGAAAAGGTTGTATCTTTCTAAAGGGGGGCGAATCACACTTAATAAGAGTACCTTATACAATCTTCCCACATATTACTTATCTTTATTTCCCCTCCCCGCTAGTATTGCTTCTAGAATAGAGAAGCTTCAATGTGATTTTTTGTGGAGTGGGTTAGGAGAGGactttaaatttcatttagtaGGGTGGGAAAATGTATGTTCTCCTTTGAGAGACGGTGGATTGGGGGTCCAAAATGTGAGGGCGTTCAATAAGGTATTATTAGGAAAAATGGTTGTGGCGTTATAATCATGAGAGGTGAGCTTTATGGAAAGGGGTGGTTGATATGAAGTATGGAAGTgaaagaagggggggggggggggggggggggtttggcGTTCTAAAGAGGGTAGGGGGAcatatggagtggggctatggaagtatATACGAAAAGGTTGGTGCTCTTTTGCTAGTAATATTCGGTTGCGTTTGGGGGATGGTAGTGGGATAAGCTTTTGGCAAAATGAGTGGTTGGGAGACATGGCCTTGAAGGATGCTTATCCCATGATTTTCAGAATTGCACGGGAAAAAGAAGCTATGGTGGCTGACTTGCGGGTAATTAATCAAGGTTCACCGAAGTAGAACATTAATCTTACTCGGgatgcacatgattgggaagtgactGAGCTGGTGGGATTTTTGAACATGCTGTACAACATTTCTACTGCTGCCAATATGGAAGATATGATGGAATGACGCCCCTCTAGGAAAGGGAAATTTTCGGTATGCTCTTTTTATGATTCTATTACTATGCACCAAAGGCACAATTTCCCTTGGAATAACATATGGAGGACTAAAGCACCTACAAAGGCtgcattttttgtgtggacGGCGGCTCTAGGGAAGATTATGACCATTGATAATCTTAGAAGATGTGGCCTTATTATTATGGACTGGTGCTGTTTGTGAAGAAAAAGTGGGGAAACAGTGGACCATCTACTTCCACATTGTGAGTTTGCTCGAGATATCTGGACTTATTTTCTCAGTAGAATGGGTATAGCATGGGTGATGCCGGGTAGGGTGGTCGAAATGTTAGCAAGCTGGAAAGGGATCATAGGGACACCACAGAttgcagcagtgtggaagatggtccctataTGTGGTCtctggtgtatttggaatgaaCGTAATGAGAgactttttgaggatcatgaatgCTCCTTAGAAGAGTTTAGAAGTTTTTTCTAGAAGACTTTGTTTGTGTGGGCCATTGCTCTTGATTTGAATGGTCTTagctttcatgatttccttgtaactgcTTCTAATTCTTAACTAGgtgtattcacatgtatacttctaGTGTAActaggctatgcctatctttatatcaataaaataacatattacttaaaaaaataaaaaataaaaaacctataTGTTGTATTACTTCAGATGGTAAGATTTGATATCGATAGTCTTGCTGGTATAGACACATATGCAGGTAAACGTTCACCTTGATAATTGCCATGGGCCAAGAATCAAACTGCATTAATTCAAGTAAATGGTTCGACCCTATGAAATGGTTAAACCTCCAGATAAAACTGCTACTAGGGTCATATTCAAGAGTTCATTAGTTCAAAGTACCTCACAACCTAAAATCTAGTAAAAGATCAGTAAAAGAATCCTCACATCTTGTGGTAAAAAACAGCCGATTCCCCTGTTGAGGAAGATGGAAGGAGGTGGTCGTCAATGACTGATAATATGTCATTGCAGATCTTTGCGAGCTCATCTTCAACCCTCTGCCTGTACTCCTTTATCCTCTTTGCATTCTGTTCATTCCCTTTGCCCTCCTCCTTCTGTTCAATGGAAGACAATATCCGCCACGAAGCCCTTCTTGCCCCAATAACATTCTTATAACCAACAGACACCAGGTTTCTCTCTTCCACTGTCAATTCCACGTCCAATTTAGCAACTTTCTTCATTGCTTCAACCATCTCTGCAACAAGAAAATACAACAATATACGTCaactctaaataaaattaaattaacagAAAAAACTAGCACAAGTATGATACAGCTCGctatagtgaatcagtgatcaTGGGAGGCAAATATAAACCTATGAAGGTCCCATATAACATAAAGATCCAACTTCTTTTCATATATGTGAtcagtgaaaaaataaaatataacagtAGCACGAACAAACCCTACGCTTGCGCCACAAATGACACCAGACATCAAATTACCTAGCGGAAAGATTTATAAAACCACTCAAACAAGTTTCTAAGGCGGTGACATAGGATGAAGACTCACTTTACAATATGCGTCTTTAAAACATCTGCATCAATTCATGTCATATGCTAAGGAAACCACAGGTCCACACCTCATCATCAGGGCTTCTTTTAGTTCTGGGTAACTAAAAGGGATGGAACAACACTGATAATATATGAGTTTCCTTGAGCTTTTTTTTCCATAAACAGTTGTGTTAGTATTCTCCCAACCTATTATTCCATTATAAGCGGAAATGAAATTAACACGCGCACTACGATGATCCTCTACCTTGAAATAAACTACGATGAAGTATGGTACGAATTGTTTTCATCTTAGCACCCAACTGCCTCCTTACTCTCAAATTTGCTAATAGAATTCATCGGATTTCGACAAATAAGTTAGTTTTAGTTTAAGCTTGGTACGATGGTCAAAAATCCAGCAGGGAAACACTTGGCGAAAGACTATCAGTACTAATTACGTGATCAAACAACACCAATCGAGCAAAACCATAATCAAAATACCAAAATCCTTAAATcaacagggaaaaaaaaggcAGAGAGAACAAAAAGGCTACCATCGTATCTCTCAGCCTGCTCCGCAAGTCTTGCCAAGTAAACCTGTtgctctctctccttctccatcgcctctctgtctctctctctctcgcaagTCTATTTTGCTCTTGCCAACCGCTTGCTGATATGCAGTCCTAGGGGATCAGACCGTTGGATGCGGATGATTGGAGGAGCCGGGGGTGTAAGATCGATGGTCGAAACTGGGTTTGGATTATGCGAACTCCGTTGGATCCTGGGAAGGCGGGATCCGGGCCGTTGGATGAGAATTATAGGTGtgattgaaatgaaaagaaggGAGGGGAGTTGATGTTGACTGGGAAGAGCACTGACGGCTGGAGATTGATAAGAAGGAGCAGGGGTGATGTCGATACGTGGGCTCCACTCGCGCCTCAGCAGAGACCATTTTGTAAGCTTTCTTCTAGGAACGAACATTGCCGGTTTTTCTTTGTGTGCACCGTTGTACAATCCCAACCACATCATGTGTAATAATTCCGCACAAGGCAGGAAATGGGCAATTGTCATGGGCCACACCACTGCTCTTAAGTTCTGTATAGACTTccaatttacatatttttgacttagttttgttaaatataaataagtttacgTATTaatctgtatattaatattattatttttatattttaaatttaaattaatattatttttaataaaa from Juglans microcarpa x Juglans regia isolate MS1-56 chromosome 4S, Jm3101_v1.0, whole genome shotgun sequence carries:
- the LOC121263092 gene encoding 14-3-3 protein 7; protein product: MEKEREQQVYLARLAEQAERYDEMVEAMKKVAKLDVELTVEERNLVSVGYKNVIGARRASWRILSSIEQKEEGKGNEQNAKRIKEYRQRVEDELAKICNDILSVIDDHLLPSSSTGESAVFYHKMKGDYYRYLAEFKAGDDRKEAADKSLKAYEAATSTAASDLPPTHPIRLGLALNFSVFYYEILNSPERACHLAKQAFDEAIAELDSLNEESYKDSTLIMQLLRDNLTLWTSDLPEEGGEQSKADEIQTES